In Alteromonas sp. V450, the following proteins share a genomic window:
- a CDS encoding NfeD family protein gives MDNMFTNLPHFLLGIGLVLLIIEVLMGFTTILLLTLGLSMLLTSGLIYIGVLEEAVLDAFIAIAVIDAVLTLVLWRPLKLLQRDRAPKEVKSDWIGTQFDLETDVAPGMPGEAKFSGVMWTIKSASTLAKGTTVEVVKVEVGVLHVQASN, from the coding sequence ATGGACAATATGTTTACCAACCTACCTCATTTCCTTTTGGGTATCGGTTTGGTACTGCTCATAATTGAAGTATTAATGGGCTTTACCACCATTCTTTTACTTACGTTAGGGCTGTCGATGTTACTGACGTCTGGCCTTATCTATATTGGTGTGCTTGAAGAGGCGGTATTAGACGCGTTCATTGCCATAGCCGTGATTGACGCCGTACTTACTTTAGTGTTGTGGCGACCACTGAAGCTTTTACAGCGAGATAGAGCACCAAAGGAGGTGAAGTCTGATTGGATTGGAACACAGTTTGATTTGGAAACAGATGTGGCGCCGGGTATGCCTGGCGAAGCAAAGTTTTCTGGCGTTATGTGGACCATTAAATCTGCTTCAACCTTGGCAAAGGGAACCACGGTTGAGGTTGTTAAAGTGGAAGTCGGTGTGCTTCACGTTCAAGCAAGCAATTAG
- a CDS encoding type II toxin-antitoxin system RelE/ParE family toxin translates to MESYKLSLNAKEDLRRIYTYGFIEFGELQADKYFEGFFQAFEKIASNPSAYRSVDHIREGYRRCAYGSDSIYYRYSGIEAEIMEILGGQDIVDWL, encoded by the coding sequence ATGGAAAGCTACAAGCTATCGCTCAATGCCAAGGAGGATCTCAGGCGTATTTATACATATGGATTTATAGAATTTGGCGAACTCCAAGCAGATAAGTATTTCGAAGGTTTTTTTCAGGCATTTGAAAAAATTGCAAGTAATCCATCCGCATATCGATCAGTTGATCATATTCGAGAGGGATATAGACGCTGCGCTTATGGCTCAGACAGTATTTACTATCGATACAGTGGTATTGAAGCTGAGATAATGGAAATTCTGGGTGGGCAAGACATCGTTGACTGGCTCTAA
- a CDS encoding nitroreductase, whose protein sequence is MNFAEFAASRKSVRGFTDQPVTKETVEAIINAAKWAPSSYNTQTWKIHAVTGDVLDKIREGNTKNTLEGKPHVRDFPYKEDYEGIHRQRQIDVAIQLFDVMGITREDKEKRMDWMMRGFRQFDAPVSLVLTYDKSLEPAGITQFGLGSLAYGIVLAAWDLGLGCVINGQGIMQSDVVHKHANIPDDEAIMICIALGYPDPDFPANDVRSTRADNEEFVTYHGF, encoded by the coding sequence ATGAATTTTGCCGAGTTTGCAGCATCAAGAAAGAGTGTAAGAGGGTTTACCGACCAGCCTGTTACTAAAGAAACGGTAGAGGCAATTATCAACGCAGCGAAGTGGGCGCCGTCGTCTTACAATACGCAGACATGGAAAATTCATGCAGTCACGGGCGATGTGCTTGATAAAATTCGTGAAGGCAACACTAAAAACACGCTCGAAGGCAAACCGCACGTTCGAGATTTTCCTTACAAAGAAGACTACGAGGGGATTCACCGTCAGCGTCAAATTGATGTAGCTATTCAGCTGTTCGACGTGATGGGGATAACCCGCGAAGACAAAGAAAAGCGCATGGATTGGATGATGCGAGGCTTCAGGCAATTTGATGCGCCGGTATCTCTTGTGCTTACTTACGACAAGTCTTTAGAGCCTGCGGGGATTACGCAATTTGGCTTGGGGTCGTTAGCATATGGCATTGTGTTAGCCGCATGGGATCTAGGGCTTGGTTGCGTTATTAACGGCCAGGGCATAATGCAGTCTGACGTTGTGCACAAGCATGCCAACATTCCGGATGACGAAGCTATAATGATTTGTATAGCGTTGGGATATCCCGATCCAGACTTTCCCGCGAATGACGTTCGTTCAACACGCGCCGATAACGAAGAATTTGTAACCTATCACGGTTTTTGA
- a CDS encoding type II toxin-antitoxin system ParD family antitoxin, whose product MSIGVNVMPRQSITLTEKNDAWLKSHVDDTREYANKSELVNDLIRRARRAEEINQKLVSAERSGFIEQSPEDMLKEFKAELKR is encoded by the coding sequence ATGTCTATTGGAGTAAATGTCATGCCTCGTCAAAGTATTACTCTGACTGAAAAAAACGATGCGTGGCTCAAGAGCCATGTTGACGATACGCGAGAATATGCAAACAAAAGTGAACTCGTGAATGATTTGATTCGCAGGGCCAGACGCGCTGAGGAAATAAATCAAAAGCTCGTCAGTGCAGAGAGAAGTGGGTTCATTGAACAATCGCCCGAAGATATGCTGAAAGAATTCAAGGCTGAGTTAAAAAGATAA
- a CDS encoding peptidoglycan DD-metalloendopeptidase family protein, which yields MGVLDKRIFDKLAFADVVSLPSSYHVFDLSSGPMVMPEDQQYAVGKYNELRRDIYSADQYKNTDDPESVRNIHIGVDIFGPRDTPIHSFYDGVVFSRKYNHLELDYGYTLIIEYDIEGHKLYALYGHLSKASFDNNPPGKIVSKGEEFAWMGGVNENGGWTPHLHLQLCTEKPNECDMPGVVSQKDIATMLEVYPDPRLVLGNLY from the coding sequence ATGGGTGTTTTAGATAAACGCATTTTCGACAAATTAGCGTTTGCTGACGTTGTCTCACTACCTTCAAGCTATCATGTATTCGATTTGTCATCAGGGCCAATGGTTATGCCTGAAGACCAGCAATATGCTGTAGGCAAATACAACGAACTTCGCCGTGATATATATAGCGCCGACCAATATAAAAATACTGACGACCCAGAGTCTGTCCGAAATATTCACATCGGCGTTGATATATTCGGACCGCGAGACACTCCCATTCACAGCTTTTATGACGGAGTAGTTTTTTCAAGAAAATATAACCACCTAGAGCTTGATTATGGTTATACGCTTATCATTGAATACGACATAGAAGGCCATAAGCTTTACGCTCTCTACGGTCATTTGAGCAAAGCGTCATTCGACAACAATCCACCCGGAAAAATTGTTTCAAAGGGCGAAGAGTTTGCCTGGATGGGCGGCGTTAACGAAAATGGTGGGTGGACTCCTCACCTTCACCTTCAGCTTTGCACAGAAAAGCCTAATGAATGCGATATGCCTGGGGTTGTTAGCCAAAAAGATATCGCTACAATGCTTGAGGTGTATCCAGACCCAAGGTTGGTTTTAGGTAATCTTTACTAG
- a CDS encoding SPFH domain-containing protein codes for MELETLFGYIFSYQIILLVLIVIGLKSSIKFVPQNRAFIIERFGKYNTTLEAGLNFIVPFIDTVAADRSLKEQAGDVPEQSAITKDNITLSVDGVLYFKVVDPYKATYGVEDYVFAVTQLAQTTMRSELGKMELDKTFEERDLLNTNIVSALNEAAAPWGVQVLRYELKDINPPNSVLDAMEQQMKAERLKRAQILESEGDRQAAINRAEGDKQAIVLAAEADREEQILKADGEAQAIIRVAKAEAEAIETVGKAAATDEGQKAVQLELAKGAIQAKEKIAKESSVVLLPDSGTEIGNVVAQAMTIANSIGKKA; via the coding sequence ATGGAATTAGAAACGTTATTTGGCTATATCTTCTCGTATCAGATCATTTTATTGGTTCTTATTGTTATCGGCCTGAAGTCGTCGATAAAATTTGTTCCTCAAAATCGTGCATTCATTATCGAACGCTTTGGAAAATACAATACAACCTTAGAAGCGGGGCTTAATTTTATTGTGCCATTTATCGATACTGTGGCAGCCGACCGTTCACTGAAAGAACAAGCGGGTGATGTTCCAGAGCAATCTGCTATTACAAAAGACAATATTACGTTAAGCGTTGACGGTGTGTTGTATTTTAAAGTGGTTGACCCTTACAAAGCGACCTATGGCGTAGAAGATTATGTGTTTGCGGTTACGCAATTAGCGCAAACCACCATGCGTTCTGAGCTAGGTAAAATGGAGCTGGATAAAACCTTTGAAGAACGTGATTTGCTAAATACAAACATTGTTTCAGCCTTGAACGAAGCAGCTGCGCCGTGGGGGGTTCAGGTACTGCGTTATGAGCTAAAAGATATTAATCCGCCAAACTCTGTACTAGACGCCATGGAACAACAGATGAAAGCAGAGCGTCTAAAACGTGCGCAAATTCTTGAGTCAGAAGGTGATCGTCAGGCTGCCATTAACCGCGCTGAAGGTGACAAACAAGCCATCGTTCTTGCGGCTGAAGCTGATAGAGAAGAGCAAATTTTGAAAGCTGATGGTGAAGCGCAGGCCATTATTCGCGTGGCTAAAGCTGAGGCCGAAGCCATTGAAACCGTGGGTAAAGCGGCCGCCACAGATGAAGGGCAAAAAGCGGTGCAGCTAGAATTGGCTAAAGGCGCTATTCAAGCAAAAGAGAAGATAGCAAAAGAGTCATCTGTGGTTTTACTGCCTGACAGCGGCACAGAAATTGGCAACGTGGTTGCGCAAGCGATGACTATCGCTAATTCAATTGGTAAGAAGGCGTAA
- a CDS encoding alpha/beta fold hydrolase, producing the protein MLINQWRENGQFLTIDGQQIFYRSEGEGPVLLFIHGYPTASFDWVKIWPALTSQYRCVTLDMLGFGFSSKAPKKYLIKEQASVINSLLKHLHISRAHILSHDYGDTVAQELLAQHNENTLSFTIESLHLLNGGLFPETHLALPIQKLLLSPLGGLLIRFLNKNAISKSMHSIFGPNRPPTAQEIDDFWSLISENNGNRYMHLLLDYMKQRKKYRERWVGALQNTTVPIRLTAGMADPISGAHMVARYKALIANADVIELNDIGHYPQIEDAQAVLGSVHTFFKAH; encoded by the coding sequence ATGCTCATTAATCAATGGCGCGAAAACGGCCAATTCTTGACGATAGATGGACAGCAAATTTTTTATAGAAGTGAAGGTGAAGGGCCTGTGCTTCTCTTCATTCATGGCTACCCTACAGCAAGTTTCGACTGGGTAAAAATCTGGCCGGCACTAACATCTCAATATCGCTGTGTAACCCTTGATATGCTCGGGTTTGGGTTTAGCAGTAAAGCGCCAAAAAAATATCTGATAAAAGAACAAGCAAGCGTAATAAACTCACTATTAAAGCACCTTCATATTTCACGCGCGCACATTTTATCGCACGACTATGGCGACACTGTCGCGCAGGAACTGTTAGCGCAGCACAATGAAAATACACTGTCGTTTACCATTGAATCGCTTCATTTATTAAATGGTGGCCTTTTTCCTGAAACACACTTGGCACTGCCTATTCAAAAGCTGTTACTTTCTCCGTTGGGTGGTTTATTAATACGTTTTCTTAATAAAAATGCTATCAGTAAGAGCATGCACAGCATATTTGGCCCCAATAGGCCCCCTACTGCACAAGAAATTGATGATTTTTGGTCATTGATCAGCGAAAACAACGGAAATCGATATATGCATTTGTTGCTGGATTACATGAAGCAGCGCAAAAAATATAGAGAAAGATGGGTAGGCGCACTTCAAAACACAACCGTACCAATTCGATTAACAGCGGGCATGGCCGACCCCATTTCTGGTGCGCATATGGTGGCGCGCTATAAGGCGCTAATTGCCAATGCTGACGTCATTGAACTCAACGATATCGGCCATTATCCGCAAATTGAAGATGCTCAGGCGGTGTTGGGCTCGGTACATACATTTTTCAAAGCACATTAA
- a CDS encoding catalase translates to MAKKPQLTTSAGAPVVSNETTKTAGERGPALLQDYQLIEKLAHQNRERIPERVVHAKGWGAQGTFTVTHDITKYTCADLFSEVGKQTEVLSRWSTVAGESGAADTERDVRGFSLKFYTQQGNWDMVGNNTPIFFIRDGYKFPDFIRTQKRHPKTNLRSPEAMFDFWAAQPESVHQVTILMSDRGIPVSPMHMNGYGSHTFSMWNKEGKRHWVKFHFKTQQGIKNYTNETSEKIIGNTREKYQEELYNAIEEGNFPKWTMYIQAMPEEEAGQQNYNPFDLTKVWPHDDYPLIEVGELEMNKNPENYFQMIENAAFSPSNVVPGIGFSPDKMLQARIFSYADAHRYRLGTHYEALPANAPKNSKVNHYHKDGAMRFFTNDFGNPDAYYEPNQYEGPVADFSIKEPPLRIDGDADRYHQDEADVDYVQPRKLYEMFSDEQKERLYKNYAAAMGPCSDSVKARWYAVLEKVHPDYAAGVKNAVESLDTDVNTVPITENTPIEDS, encoded by the coding sequence ATGGCTAAGAAACCGCAACTAACCACGTCGGCAGGCGCCCCTGTAGTAAGTAATGAAACGACTAAAACGGCCGGAGAGCGCGGCCCAGCCCTCTTACAAGATTATCAACTTATTGAGAAGCTTGCACACCAAAACCGCGAACGCATTCCAGAGCGCGTAGTACACGCAAAAGGCTGGGGTGCACAAGGTACGTTTACGGTCACTCACGACATTACCAAATACACATGCGCAGATCTATTCTCAGAAGTGGGTAAACAAACCGAAGTCTTAAGTCGCTGGTCTACGGTAGCTGGGGAGTCTGGTGCAGCGGATACTGAGCGTGATGTGCGTGGCTTTAGCTTGAAGTTTTACACCCAGCAAGGCAACTGGGATATGGTAGGCAATAATACCCCTATCTTCTTTATTCGCGACGGCTACAAATTTCCTGACTTTATTCGTACGCAAAAACGCCACCCGAAAACTAACCTGCGCTCACCAGAAGCCATGTTCGATTTTTGGGCTGCACAGCCAGAAAGCGTGCACCAAGTGACTATTTTAATGTCGGATCGCGGTATTCCGGTGTCTCCCATGCACATGAACGGCTATGGAAGCCATACATTCAGTATGTGGAATAAGGAAGGCAAGCGTCATTGGGTGAAGTTCCATTTTAAAACGCAGCAAGGCATTAAAAACTATACCAATGAAACGTCTGAAAAAATCATTGGCAACACCCGAGAAAAGTACCAAGAAGAGCTGTATAACGCCATTGAAGAAGGCAACTTTCCAAAATGGACCATGTATATTCAAGCTATGCCAGAAGAAGAGGCAGGTCAACAAAACTACAATCCATTTGACCTGACAAAAGTCTGGCCGCACGATGACTATCCGCTTATTGAAGTTGGCGAACTGGAAATGAATAAAAATCCAGAAAACTACTTTCAAATGATTGAGAATGCAGCCTTTAGCCCGTCAAATGTTGTTCCTGGTATTGGCTTTAGCCCTGACAAAATGCTTCAAGCGCGTATATTTTCTTATGCTGACGCCCACCGCTACCGATTAGGCACTCACTATGAAGCGCTTCCAGCCAATGCACCCAAAAATAGTAAGGTAAACCACTACCACAAAGACGGCGCAATGCGCTTCTTTACTAATGACTTTGGTAACCCTGACGCTTACTACGAGCCGAATCAGTACGAGGGGCCGGTAGCTGACTTTTCAATAAAAGAGCCACCGCTTCGCATTGATGGAGATGCCGACAGATATCATCAGGATGAAGCAGATGTGGATTACGTGCAGCCGCGAAAACTGTATGAGATGTTTTCTGATGAACAAAAAGAACGGCTATATAAAAACTACGCGGCTGCTATGGGCCCATGCTCAGACAGCGTTAAAGCGCGATGGTACGCCGTGCTGGAAAAGGTACATCCAGACTACGCCGCTGGTGTTAAAAATGCTGTAGAAAGCCTAGATACTGATGTAAACACTGTGCCAATTACAGAAAATACACCTATTGAAGACAGCTAA
- a CDS encoding DUF3369 domain-containing protein: MSLFKKTNSSAKTPALAPWKIAIIDDESGIHDVTKLTLRKFKFEGRGVEFLHAYSGKEGLALFKEHNDIALAFVDVVMENDEAGLTLINDIRNELNNHTSRLILRTGQPGQAPEEEVIRRYDINDYKAKTELSSMKLKSCVYTAIRSYRDIQTIEKSKRGMEDVLKSSSSVLASQSLVQFGSAVLKQILTLLNLNNSVLYLSTQHTDLYGDTTMTVLGASGDLIGLCEPGISSKIPEAIETEVKQVLENKTHFQSDELFIGYYPTGKNSHNILYVKLESPLDKVQCKTLEMFASNVAVIFENLTHKEDIQQTQKELIMVLSDAIEMRSKETGGHVRRVILLSEFLAEKLHLSQEFIETIRYAAALHDVGKISIPESILHKPGKLDAEEWEIMKTHAQKGYELLAGSDKTVAKMGAIIAKTHHERWDGNGYPDGLAGDDIPLEGRIMAIVDVVDALLSTRCYKPAWSAEQVIDYLKENAGTQFDPVITHVLIEHFDKVLEIRALEPDEE; this comes from the coding sequence ATGTCGCTATTCAAAAAAACAAATTCGAGTGCAAAAACCCCTGCCCTTGCTCCATGGAAGATTGCCATCATTGACGATGAAAGTGGCATTCATGATGTCACCAAACTAACACTTCGGAAATTCAAATTTGAAGGACGTGGGGTTGAGTTTTTACATGCTTACAGCGGTAAGGAAGGGCTGGCTTTATTTAAAGAACACAATGACATTGCTCTGGCTTTTGTCGACGTGGTTATGGAGAACGACGAAGCAGGGTTAACCTTAATAAACGACATTAGAAACGAGCTTAACAATCACACATCTCGCCTAATTTTACGCACTGGGCAACCGGGCCAAGCCCCTGAAGAAGAAGTTATACGCCGCTACGACATCAACGACTACAAGGCGAAAACCGAGCTTTCGTCAATGAAGCTAAAATCATGCGTCTACACGGCAATCCGCTCTTACAGAGATATCCAGACTATTGAGAAAAGCAAGCGAGGAATGGAAGATGTATTAAAGTCTTCATCATCTGTACTGGCAAGCCAGTCACTTGTGCAATTCGGAAGCGCAGTGTTGAAGCAGATCCTCACTTTATTGAATTTAAACAACTCGGTGCTGTACCTTTCCACACAACACACCGATTTGTATGGCGACACAACCATGACAGTGCTTGGGGCAAGCGGAGATTTAATAGGTCTATGCGAGCCGGGTATTTCGTCAAAAATACCCGAAGCTATTGAGACCGAAGTAAAGCAAGTGTTGGAAAACAAAACGCACTTTCAATCTGACGAGCTTTTTATTGGCTATTACCCAACGGGAAAAAACAGCCACAACATTCTTTACGTAAAACTCGAGTCTCCCCTTGATAAAGTTCAATGTAAAACGTTGGAGATGTTTGCGTCTAACGTAGCCGTAATATTTGAAAACTTAACGCACAAAGAAGACATTCAGCAAACCCAAAAAGAATTGATAATGGTGTTAAGCGATGCCATTGAAATGAGAAGCAAGGAAACCGGTGGTCACGTACGACGCGTAATTCTCCTGTCAGAGTTTCTTGCTGAAAAGCTACATTTAAGCCAAGAGTTCATCGAAACCATACGCTATGCTGCCGCGCTTCACGATGTTGGTAAAATCAGTATTCCTGAATCAATTCTTCATAAGCCCGGCAAACTAGACGCTGAAGAGTGGGAAATTATGAAAACTCACGCTCAAAAGGGCTATGAATTGCTTGCTGGGTCGGATAAAACTGTTGCTAAAATGGGCGCTATTATTGCAAAAACGCACCACGAACGATGGGACGGAAACGGCTACCCTGACGGCCTAGCAGGCGATGACATTCCGCTTGAAGGACGCATTATGGCAATAGTAGATGTGGTTGACGCACTGCTGTCTACACGCTGCTACAAGCCAGCATGGAGCGCCGAACAAGTCATAGACTACTTAAAAGAAAACGCCGGTACACAATTCGACCCCGTAATCACTCACGTTTTAATTGAACACTTTGATAAAGTGTTAGAAATTCGTGCGCTAGAGCCGGATGAAGAATAA
- a CDS encoding sensor histidine kinase, translating to MKENLENILLHVSQSPDIDKGELETATRLIINSVSEGLAITRAGIWLYDEAHTLVQCKLLIDKGNDLDNESLILTRKDFPHYFKALDSGRTIAAHDAITDPATFEFAEVYLTPLGISSMLDVPIRHRGEMIGIICCEHQGPQRVWDADEIVFAASLADLYGRAVSANERSDYEARLLEANQTLEEKVKARTEELENAQEKLVESEKMAALGNLVAGIAHEVNTPLGIALTSVSNCKEELKHIYRDFEEGELTEESFKEFEEVCSEGLQLAESSLMRAANLIQDFKRTSADQTSLEIEDIALDEYIPRICNPLKPMLKKENIAIDIVVSSSVVLTTCPGVIAQLLTNLISNAQRHAFSKIDDTRQNKVKIECREFEGEVIISVSDNGKGIPRALHKKVFEPFFTTARDKGGTGLGLNILYNLVKQKLNGDIMLESEENKGTTITVAIPLH from the coding sequence ATGAAAGAAAATCTAGAGAACATTCTTCTGCATGTAAGCCAAAGCCCTGATATTGATAAAGGGGAATTGGAAACAGCAACTCGCCTTATCATCAATTCAGTAAGTGAAGGATTGGCAATTACGCGCGCAGGCATTTGGCTTTATGATGAAGCGCATACCCTGGTTCAATGTAAGCTGTTAATTGATAAGGGAAACGATTTAGACAATGAAAGCCTTATTTTAACCAGAAAAGACTTTCCCCACTATTTTAAAGCATTAGATAGCGGCAGAACGATAGCCGCACATGACGCCATTACCGACCCAGCCACCTTCGAGTTTGCTGAAGTCTATTTAACCCCATTAGGCATTTCTTCAATGCTTGACGTTCCTATCAGGCACCGGGGAGAAATGATTGGTATCATATGCTGTGAACACCAGGGGCCGCAGCGGGTGTGGGATGCCGATGAAATAGTATTTGCAGCGTCGCTGGCTGATTTATACGGAAGAGCGGTAAGTGCAAACGAACGATCAGATTATGAAGCGCGATTGTTGGAAGCTAACCAAACGTTAGAAGAAAAAGTAAAAGCGCGAACTGAAGAGCTTGAAAACGCACAAGAAAAACTTGTCGAATCTGAAAAGATGGCAGCGCTTGGCAATTTAGTGGCAGGTATCGCTCACGAAGTGAATACACCATTAGGCATAGCGCTCACCTCAGTCAGTAATTGTAAAGAAGAACTTAAGCACATTTATCGAGACTTCGAAGAAGGAGAGCTTACGGAAGAAAGCTTTAAAGAATTCGAAGAAGTTTGCAGCGAAGGCCTACAACTTGCCGAATCAAGTTTAATGAGGGCCGCAAACTTGATCCAAGATTTTAAACGCACATCTGCAGACCAAACCTCTTTGGAAATAGAAGACATCGCGCTTGACGAGTACATACCGCGCATTTGTAATCCTTTAAAGCCGATGTTGAAGAAGGAAAACATTGCAATAGATATTGTCGTTTCCTCATCAGTTGTGCTGACTACGTGCCCTGGTGTAATAGCACAGCTACTTACCAATTTAATCTCTAACGCACAGCGACATGCGTTTAGTAAAATTGACGACACTCGACAAAACAAAGTAAAAATTGAGTGTCGTGAATTTGAAGGCGAGGTTATTATCAGTGTTTCAGATAACGGAAAAGGTATCCCACGAGCACTACACAAAAAGGTTTTCGAGCCATTTTTCACTACTGCGCGAGATAAAGGCGGTACGGGTTTGGGCTTAAACATTCTTTACAACCTTGTTAAGCAAAAGCTCAACGGCGACATTATGCTTGAATCTGAAGAAAATAAAGGCACTACAATAACCGTTGCAATTCCGTTGCACTGA
- a CDS encoding (2Fe-2S)-binding protein produces the protein MPQITFNVNNNPVSIDAENDDELLYLLRDRLGITGPKYGCGVGVCGACTIFKDGELVRPCIVPMEEVEGASLTTIEGLAVDDILHPVQEAWINEDVAQCGFCQAGQILTAVKLLESNPNPNDRDIDEAMSDNICRCGTYHRIRKAIKHAAALIQQTT, from the coding sequence ATGCCACAAATTACATTTAATGTTAACAATAACCCGGTTTCTATCGACGCTGAAAACGATGACGAGCTTCTGTATCTCTTGCGTGATCGACTTGGTATTACTGGCCCAAAATATGGTTGCGGTGTTGGCGTGTGTGGCGCTTGCACTATCTTTAAAGACGGTGAGCTAGTTCGCCCATGCATTGTTCCGATGGAAGAAGTGGAGGGTGCATCGCTAACCACTATTGAAGGGCTTGCGGTCGATGACATTCTGCATCCGGTGCAAGAAGCATGGATTAACGAAGATGTCGCTCAGTGTGGGTTTTGTCAGGCGGGACAAATTTTAACCGCCGTCAAACTATTGGAGTCTAATCCCAATCCCAACGATCGTGACATTGATGAAGCTATGAGCGACAATATCTGCCGCTGTGGTACCTATCATAGAATTCGAAAAGCCATTAAACATGCTGCAGCTTTGATTCAGCAGACGACCTAA
- a CDS encoding alpha/beta hydrolase, translating to MLFLTNREPLGSIRFKKNRKFTFDLRKNAPANSIYCCERIGDANYVELGHKQWLGRLKDCNYKQLLFYIHGFSNLPEPDIFPCAQELQRYFDQKEDKCVLVVPIIWPCDDDPGIVKDYWDDQKSADMSAFAFSRALQFFMRWRDQEASDSPCIKRINVLAHSMGNRVFRETLALWNRYDLANGVPLLFRNSIMMAADVVNETMEQGGAGRLISQSSRNVSIYHASDDLALRASKASNLKNKIASRRLGHSGPEDMHKTQSNVYAIDCDDVNNRYDYPKGHSYFLAGDDGQMGKVFEHMFMSIQTGRVSVDDKRNRTHIL from the coding sequence ATGTTATTTCTTACCAACCGCGAACCTTTAGGCTCTATCCGATTTAAAAAAAACCGCAAATTCACCTTCGACTTACGTAAAAATGCACCTGCAAACTCTATCTATTGTTGTGAGCGGATAGGCGATGCAAATTACGTAGAGCTCGGCCATAAACAGTGGCTAGGAAGGCTTAAAGATTGTAACTATAAACAGCTTCTTTTTTACATCCACGGTTTTTCCAATTTGCCAGAGCCCGACATATTTCCCTGTGCACAAGAACTGCAAAGGTATTTTGATCAAAAAGAAGATAAATGCGTGCTTGTCGTCCCTATTATTTGGCCGTGCGATGACGACCCGGGCATAGTAAAGGACTATTGGGACGATCAAAAATCTGCCGATATGAGCGCCTTTGCGTTTTCGCGTGCACTACAATTTTTCATGAGATGGCGCGACCAAGAAGCCTCTGACAGCCCCTGTATTAAACGAATTAACGTGCTTGCGCATAGCATGGGTAATCGTGTTTTTCGTGAAACGCTGGCGCTATGGAACCGATATGATTTAGCAAATGGCGTACCGCTGCTTTTTAGAAATAGCATAATGATGGCTGCGGACGTTGTTAATGAAACAATGGAGCAGGGGGGCGCGGGCCGTTTAATTTCTCAGTCATCGCGTAACGTATCAATTTACCACGCAAGCGATGACTTAGCACTGCGGGCGAGTAAAGCATCGAATTTAAAGAACAAAATAGCGTCTAGGCGTTTGGGGCATTCTGGGCCAGAAGATATGCATAAAACTCAATCAAATGTTTATGCAATTGACTGTGATGATGTGAATAATCGATATGATTATCCCAAAGGACATTCGTACTTTTTAGCGGGAGATGATGGACAGATGGGGAAAGTGTTTGAGCACATGTTTATGTCCATTCAAACCGGTCGCGTTAGCGTAGATGATAAAAGAAATAGAACCCATATTCTTTAG